Proteins from a single region of Dyadobacter fanqingshengii:
- a CDS encoding sialidase family protein — MKIFLSALFWCASITAVFAQNSAIKQHMLIFPQQEKHVHGSSIVSLPNGDFLVAWFQGSGERTADDVQVMGSRLKKGAKNWSEPFLMADTPHIPDCNPVLFLNAQGKLFLVWIAVQANLWEQSILRTRTTTDYNGDGAPNWTWQDNILLKPDDKFASEIEKKFKNLPENHAGWAGYAPRYDGMIMEAAKDPVKRSIGWMTRIKPLIMENGRIILPLYSDGYNLSMTAISEDHGATWRPGLPIVGRGPIQPALGQKKNGNLVAFMRDSGDPPARVHYSESADNGESWTATRKTDIPNTASVEFLVLNDGKWAFLGNDIDDGRYELSLRISPDEGKTWKRTLIENDNSKKGGYSYPSLIQTADGLLHMTYSYHPEKGKKSIRYVIVDPKLL; from the coding sequence ATGAAAATATTCTTATCGGCTTTGTTCTGGTGTGCTTCCATAACAGCCGTTTTTGCCCAAAACAGCGCTATCAAGCAACATATGCTCATTTTCCCGCAACAGGAAAAGCATGTTCACGGAAGCAGCATTGTGAGTTTGCCAAACGGCGACTTTCTCGTTGCATGGTTTCAGGGAAGCGGTGAACGCACGGCGGATGACGTACAGGTTATGGGTTCAAGACTAAAAAAAGGCGCAAAAAATTGGAGTGAGCCATTCCTCATGGCCGACACACCGCACATCCCCGATTGTAACCCGGTTTTATTCCTTAATGCGCAGGGAAAGCTGTTTTTAGTCTGGATTGCGGTGCAGGCGAATCTTTGGGAACAATCCATTTTAAGAACCAGAACGACAACGGATTACAACGGTGACGGCGCGCCGAACTGGACCTGGCAGGATAATATTCTGCTAAAACCGGATGATAAATTTGCCTCGGAAATTGAGAAAAAATTCAAGAATTTACCTGAAAATCATGCGGGCTGGGCAGGATACGCACCCCGTTACGACGGCATGATCATGGAGGCTGCAAAAGACCCCGTTAAACGCAGCATTGGCTGGATGACCAGGATAAAACCATTGATTATGGAAAACGGAAGGATCATACTGCCTCTTTATTCCGACGGTTACAATCTCTCCATGACCGCCATTTCAGAAGATCACGGCGCAACCTGGCGTCCCGGCCTGCCCATTGTAGGACGCGGCCCGATCCAGCCTGCGCTTGGACAGAAAAAGAATGGTAACCTGGTTGCTTTCATGCGCGACAGCGGCGACCCGCCTGCACGCGTGCATTACAGCGAATCTGCGGACAACGGTGAAAGCTGGACAGCAACGCGCAAAACCGATATCCCAAACACGGCGAGCGTGGAATTCCTGGTTTTAAATGATGGCAAATGGGCTTTTCTGGGCAATGACATTGATGACGGGCGTTATGAACTGAGCCTCAGAATCTCGCCAGATGAAGGCAAAACCTGGAAAAGGACCTTGATTGAAAATGATAACTCAAAAAAAGGTGGTTACTCTTACCCGTCCCTCATCCAGACCGCCGACGGGCTTTTGCATATGACCTATTCATATCATCCTGAAAAGGGCAAAAAGTCAATTAGATATGTAATTGTAGATCCTAAACTGTTATAG
- a CDS encoding DUF3748 domain-containing protein, with product MLSCQTDSYLQEKQVTHDYDYHHDLDNNDNFSPDGKWLVYDTRTDSGGIAESGKIEKVNIETGEKKVLFEIQNNEIWGPGAGAVSYSPMQEAVVFIHGLANSTKENPYQQWRRTGVIIEDANPNVPIYMDAREVTFPFTQGALRGGTHRHEWSGDGKWIGFTYNDAILKALEDSTGQKRNLRTIGVSKKIRPVNVDKNDENVSGEWFSALVVRVVPNPAPGTDEISHAAGDSWVGTKGYLQKNGQRQVARAFIGVVKDKNGKDVNEVFIVDIPEDITQPGELGPLEGTKDDFPMPPKGASQRRLTFTAETKYPGCTGIVRSSPDGNSLAYMAKDENEVEQIFLIAPFGGKPRQLTVHDSNVSGNVRWHRSGNAVSYIYQGSIMLCKLGEAPFEQRITKLTPPTNPAPSNLVWSPDGKMLAFNRLMLKEGKAASQQIFVVEVTM from the coding sequence ATGCTGTCTTGCCAAACTGACTCCTATCTGCAAGAAAAACAGGTTACCCACGATTACGATTATCATCACGATCTGGATAACAACGATAATTTCTCACCGGACGGAAAATGGCTGGTTTACGACACCCGGACAGACAGCGGCGGCATTGCGGAATCGGGGAAAATTGAGAAAGTAAACATTGAAACAGGCGAGAAAAAGGTCTTATTTGAAATACAAAACAACGAAATATGGGGTCCGGGGGCTGGTGCTGTGAGTTACAGTCCAATGCAGGAAGCGGTGGTTTTTATTCATGGTTTGGCCAATAGCACAAAGGAAAACCCTTACCAGCAATGGCGCAGAACGGGCGTCATCATTGAAGACGCAAACCCGAACGTTCCTATTTACATGGACGCGCGCGAGGTAACTTTTCCTTTCACGCAGGGCGCATTACGCGGTGGCACGCACCGGCACGAATGGAGCGGCGATGGAAAATGGATCGGTTTCACTTATAATGATGCCATCCTGAAAGCGCTGGAAGATTCCACCGGCCAAAAGCGGAATCTGCGGACGATTGGCGTTTCTAAAAAAATACGACCCGTTAATGTTGATAAAAACGACGAAAATGTTTCCGGTGAATGGTTTAGCGCATTGGTGGTTCGTGTGGTGCCAAACCCTGCGCCTGGGACCGACGAGATCAGTCATGCGGCAGGCGATAGCTGGGTTGGGACGAAAGGTTACTTACAGAAAAACGGCCAAAGACAGGTTGCAAGAGCATTTATTGGTGTAGTAAAAGACAAAAATGGCAAGGATGTGAACGAAGTTTTCATCGTTGACATTCCCGAAGACATTACGCAACCGGGCGAACTGGGACCATTGGAAGGAACAAAAGATGATTTCCCCATGCCGCCGAAAGGTGCAAGCCAAAGAAGACTGACATTCACCGCAGAAACCAAATATCCGGGCTGCACAGGCATAGTGCGATCCTCACCCGATGGAAATTCACTCGCCTATATGGCAAAAGACGAAAATGAAGTTGAGCAAATATTCCTGATTGCTCCGTTCGGAGGCAAGCCCCGCCAGCTCACAGTACACGATTCCAATGTTTCAGGAAATGTAAGATGGCACCGGAGTGGAAACGCAGTGAGTTACATTTACCAAGGAAGCATTATGCTTTGCAAGCTCGGCGAAGCGCCTTTTGAACAAAGAATTACAAAACTTACCCCACCGACCAATCCCGCACCATCCAATTTAGTGTGGTCTCCTGACGGTAAAATGCTAGCGTTCAATCGTTTGATGCTAAAAGAAGGCAAGGCTGCCTCTCAGCAAATATTTGTCGTTGAAGTGACGATGTAG
- the uxuA gene encoding mannonate dehydratase, with translation MIHTMRWFGPNDPVSLMDIRQAGCAGVVSALHQISVGDIWSTEAIKERKALIEAGNEQFTSLQWLVVESLPVHEHIKKGLPTRELYIENYKQSLKNLAACGIKTVCYNFMPVLDWSRTQLDYTMPEGHKTLRFVWEDFALFDLYILHRPNAAVDYEPEIQRSASEKLSRMSPDEIFHLTNTVLLGLPGSEEAFDLVNFQSLLDAYAHIDDKQLRENLYYFVKEVAPVAQELGINLCIHPDDPPRSLLGLPRVVSTEADLDELMQASNVRANGITFCTGSLGVRADNDLIHIIEKFGDRIHFVHLRTTKREIGTRNFHEAPHLHGDVDMYAVVKAILAEEKRRKDAGYQDNALPMRPDHGFQMLDDLHKKTYPGYSGIGRLKALAELRGLETGIKRSLSI, from the coding sequence ATGATTCATACCATGCGCTGGTTCGGGCCGAATGATCCCGTCTCGTTGATGGACATACGCCAGGCCGGATGCGCCGGAGTTGTGAGCGCGCTGCATCAGATTTCAGTCGGAGATATATGGTCTACCGAGGCTATCAAGGAACGAAAAGCGCTCATTGAGGCTGGTAATGAACAATTTACATCCTTGCAATGGCTGGTTGTCGAAAGTCTCCCCGTTCATGAGCATATCAAAAAAGGGCTTCCTACTCGTGAACTTTACATTGAAAATTATAAGCAATCATTAAAAAATCTGGCCGCTTGCGGGATTAAAACGGTTTGTTACAACTTCATGCCTGTCCTGGATTGGTCGCGCACCCAGCTGGATTACACTATGCCGGAAGGCCACAAAACGCTTCGCTTCGTTTGGGAAGATTTTGCGTTGTTTGACCTTTACATCCTGCATCGGCCCAATGCGGCGGTTGACTATGAGCCTGAAATTCAACGATCGGCCTCGGAAAAATTAAGCCGCATGTCGCCCGATGAGATTTTTCATTTAACGAACACCGTTTTATTAGGCTTACCTGGCTCGGAAGAAGCTTTTGATCTCGTCAATTTTCAAAGTTTGCTGGACGCTTATGCGCACATTGACGACAAGCAGCTGCGTGAAAACCTGTATTATTTTGTAAAAGAAGTCGCGCCGGTAGCGCAGGAATTGGGCATTAACCTCTGCATTCACCCGGACGATCCGCCAAGGTCATTACTGGGCTTACCGAGAGTTGTCAGCACCGAAGCCGATCTGGACGAATTGATGCAAGCCAGTAACGTCCGGGCAAACGGAATCACTTTTTGCACCGGCTCACTGGGCGTAAGGGCTGATAATGACCTTATTCATATCATTGAGAAATTCGGCGACCGCATTCATTTCGTGCATTTGAGAACAACGAAGCGGGAAATCGGAACGCGGAATTTTCACGAAGCGCCGCATCTTCATGGCGACGTGGATATGTATGCCGTTGTCAAAGCAATATTAGCCGAAGAAAAAAGACGAAAGGATGCTGGCTATCAGGACAATGCCTTACCCATGCGCCCGGATCACGGTTTCCAGATGCTTGACGATCTGCACAAGAAGACCTATCCTGGTTATTCAGGAATCGGGCGATTGAAAGCATTAGCTGAGCTTCGCGGACTTGAAACGGGCATTAAGCGCTCGCTTAGCATTTAA
- a CDS encoding SDR family NAD(P)-dependent oxidoreductase produces MPEIENTNAALNVFSLEGKLALVTGGGSGIGFYIAQAMIQSGAKVIVTGRREAVLQEAVALLGANASYFVNDITQLSTIPNLIASIEEAHGPIDILVNNAGINMKKHAVEVTDEDFDRVIQTNLHAVFAITRECGKRMIARKQGSIIMITSMAALYGIDRVVAYTASKSAVGGMVKALATEFSPYNVRINAVAPGFIETPMMLTAMNGDPSRRDKAMDRTPMGTWGKPDDIGWAAVFLASPAAKFITGVSLPVDGGNSIGF; encoded by the coding sequence ATGCCTGAAATTGAGAATACTAACGCAGCATTGAATGTTTTTTCTCTCGAAGGGAAACTGGCGCTGGTGACCGGCGGCGGGAGCGGAATTGGCTTTTACATTGCGCAAGCCATGATCCAGTCGGGCGCAAAAGTGATTGTTACCGGCCGTCGTGAGGCGGTTTTGCAGGAAGCCGTGGCTTTACTCGGAGCGAATGCCAGTTATTTTGTCAATGACATTACGCAGCTCAGCACCATTCCGAACCTGATCGCATCGATCGAAGAAGCGCACGGGCCGATTGATATTCTGGTTAATAATGCAGGCATAAATATGAAAAAACACGCTGTTGAGGTCACTGACGAAGATTTTGATCGTGTTATTCAGACCAATTTGCATGCTGTTTTTGCGATTACCAGAGAATGTGGCAAGCGCATGATCGCGCGAAAGCAAGGCTCCATTATTATGATCACTTCTATGGCTGCATTATACGGAATTGACCGCGTAGTGGCCTATACGGCTTCAAAATCGGCCGTCGGCGGCATGGTGAAGGCGCTGGCCACTGAATTTTCTCCCTATAATGTAAGGATAAATGCAGTCGCTCCGGGTTTTATTGAAACACCCATGATGCTCACCGCCATGAACGGGGATCCCTCACGCCGCGACAAAGCCATGGACCGCACACCCATGGGAACCTGGGGAAAACCGGACGACATCGGCTGGGCAGCCGTCTTCCTGGCCTCCCCCGCAGCCAAGTTCATCACTGGCGTTTCATTGCCTGTAGATGGCGGGAATTCGATTGGGTTTTGA
- a CDS encoding ThuA domain-containing protein, giving the protein MKSMSLIKSISLFLLLAIFSIAETHAQKIKWNKVKVLIYTKNGKGYVHDNIAASVAAMQALGKQHGFGVDVSDDPSKFTDENLKQYDALIFSNTNNDVFDTDAQRVALMRYIQAGGNFVGLHSASGTERKWRWFKDMLGGTFFWHEPGQSFTVNVLDSKNPSLAHLPAKWERKTDEFYFIKELGVNLNVLAVNDHTTIQKPAGKALDTFGTVFPSVWWHEYDGGRAFYTSLGHQKEDYEQEDLKKHILGAIEWAIGPQKARNYSKAYATSPADEVRKK; this is encoded by the coding sequence ATGAAAAGTATGAGTTTGATTAAATCGATTTCCCTGTTTCTGCTCCTTGCTATTTTTTCAATTGCAGAAACCCACGCCCAAAAAATCAAGTGGAATAAAGTTAAAGTCCTTATTTATACCAAAAACGGTAAGGGTTATGTGCATGATAACATTGCGGCTTCGGTGGCGGCGATGCAGGCTTTGGGGAAGCAGCATGGATTTGGAGTGGATGTGAGCGATGATCCTTCGAAATTTACGGATGAAAATTTGAAACAATATGATGCGCTTATTTTTTCCAATACAAATAATGATGTATTTGATACTGACGCACAGCGCGTTGCGTTGATGCGTTATATCCAGGCGGGCGGAAACTTCGTCGGGTTGCACTCGGCCTCCGGGACTGAGCGGAAATGGAGATGGTTTAAGGATATGCTGGGTGGAACATTCTTCTGGCACGAACCCGGACAAAGCTTTACCGTGAATGTTTTGGATTCCAAAAACCCTTCATTAGCGCATTTGCCTGCTAAATGGGAGCGCAAAACGGATGAATTTTATTTCATAAAAGAACTGGGCGTGAACCTGAATGTCCTGGCTGTCAACGACCATACGACCATTCAAAAACCGGCTGGAAAAGCCCTGGACACTTTCGGGACCGTGTTTCCTTCGGTTTGGTGGCACGAGTATGACGGCGGCCGCGCATTTTATACTTCGCTCGGACATCAGAAAGAAGATTATGAGCAGGAAGATTTGAAAAAACACATTCTGGGAGCCATTGAATGGGCAATAGGTCCGCAAAAGGCCAGAAATTACAGCAAGGCTTACGCGACGAGCCCGGCTGATGAAGTGCGTAAAAAGTAA
- a CDS encoding Gfo/Idh/MocA family protein, translating to MKNSTEENGQNRRSFLKSAATGTAGIIAASMFPTIVPASVFGKFAPSNRINIGQIGIGRIATTHDLPEVLKNEVAHVMAVADLDKNRLAQGKKWIEKKYADKTGKANYVDVKAYDDYKELLANKEIDAVIISTPDHWHAQPAMEAAVAGKHIYMQKPTSLTIKEGRMMAEMIKKKKVVFQLGSQQRSMNPWPQFKRTCELVRNGRIGKLKKVYVGLPGDPAGGNTEKMPVPANLNYDMWLGSTPEVYYTLDRVHSQTDINDRPGWLRLEQFGAGMITGWGSHHIDIAHWGMDTELTGPIEIDGKATFPAAGSGLWNVHGDFLVNAKYANGVEMEIGGTNPNGVKFEGTDGWIFVSRGNVGVTASDPGAAASAKENKAFYASDPKILGSVIQADEIHLYESPEQHQNWLESIQNGKQTISHAEIAQRSCSACLIAHTAMKLGRKLKWDPKKEEYIGDKEANETLSRPQRGPYGTNNVKG from the coding sequence ATGAAAAATTCAACAGAAGAAAACGGCCAGAACAGAAGGTCGTTCCTGAAAAGCGCTGCCACCGGAACTGCAGGGATTATCGCGGCTTCGATGTTTCCAACGATCGTTCCTGCAAGCGTTTTTGGCAAATTTGCGCCTAGCAACCGGATCAACATTGGCCAGATAGGCATTGGCCGCATTGCTACCACGCACGATTTACCAGAGGTTTTAAAGAACGAAGTGGCTCACGTTATGGCGGTTGCAGATCTGGACAAAAACCGTCTTGCACAAGGTAAAAAGTGGATTGAAAAAAAATATGCAGATAAAACAGGCAAAGCAAATTACGTCGATGTAAAAGCATATGACGACTATAAGGAGCTTTTGGCCAATAAAGAAATCGATGCAGTGATCATCAGCACGCCAGATCACTGGCATGCGCAACCTGCAATGGAAGCAGCCGTTGCCGGGAAGCACATTTACATGCAGAAACCGACTTCACTGACGATTAAAGAAGGCCGGATGATGGCTGAAATGATCAAGAAAAAGAAGGTTGTTTTCCAATTGGGGAGTCAGCAGCGGTCTATGAACCCGTGGCCACAATTCAAAAGAACTTGCGAATTGGTGCGCAATGGTCGCATTGGTAAGCTGAAAAAGGTTTATGTAGGCTTACCGGGCGATCCGGCGGGTGGCAACACGGAAAAAATGCCTGTGCCAGCGAATTTAAATTACGACATGTGGCTCGGCTCAACGCCTGAGGTTTATTATACATTGGATCGCGTGCATTCGCAAACGGACATTAATGACCGTCCGGGATGGCTGCGTCTGGAGCAGTTCGGCGCGGGAATGATCACGGGCTGGGGTTCGCACCACATCGACATTGCGCATTGGGGCATGGATACCGAGCTCACCGGCCCAATCGAAATTGATGGAAAAGCGACATTCCCTGCTGCTGGTTCCGGCCTCTGGAATGTGCACGGGGACTTTTTGGTTAATGCAAAATATGCCAATGGCGTGGAAATGGAAATTGGCGGCACCAATCCGAACGGAGTTAAATTTGAAGGAACGGATGGCTGGATCTTCGTGTCCCGTGGTAATGTGGGCGTGACAGCTTCCGATCCGGGAGCGGCCGCTTCTGCGAAGGAAAACAAAGCATTTTATGCCAGCGATCCCAAAATCCTTGGCTCGGTGATCCAGGCAGATGAAATTCATTTATACGAAAGTCCGGAGCAACATCAAAACTGGCTGGAAAGCATCCAGAATGGCAAGCAAACCATCAGCCATGCTGAAATCGCACAACGCTCCTGCTCAGCATGTCTGATCGCACATACAGCGATGAAACTGGGCCGTAAATTGAAATGGGATCCGAAGAAAGAAGAATATATTGGTGATAAGGAGGCCAACGAAACACTGTCAAGACCGCAGCGCGGGCCTTATGGGACGAATAATGTAAAAGGCTAA
- a CDS encoding AraC family transcriptional regulator — translation MKAPIHKNIESQVRTVTIQELKAPHFDPNWHFHPHYQLFTVLEGTGKRLIGDSVQTFGPGDTVFLGPDVPHLWRSDAAYFDTGSSLLTHGVVLYFQEDFLGKDFLDKPEMLALKQLLLDSKRGIEYKGELRNHIRSELMSIMHSEGFQTIIQLLTLLDKLAHETGGSPISSYGYVNTYKVSETERMHKVHNYVLQHFSQEIRLGDVASLAGMTEAAFCRYFKARSNKTFIDFVNEIRIGHACKLLLEDKWTIAQIAYDSGFDSLSNFNRNFKRYIGHTPREYKGNY, via the coding sequence ATGAAGGCGCCAATCCATAAAAATATTGAAAGCCAGGTCAGGACTGTGACAATCCAGGAGCTGAAAGCACCGCATTTTGATCCTAATTGGCATTTTCATCCGCATTATCAGTTGTTCACTGTTTTAGAAGGAACAGGCAAGCGATTAATCGGTGATTCCGTGCAAACTTTCGGTCCGGGCGACACTGTTTTCTTAGGGCCCGACGTCCCACACCTGTGGCGGAGCGACGCTGCTTATTTCGATACCGGTTCATCGCTGCTGACGCATGGCGTCGTTTTATACTTTCAGGAGGATTTTCTGGGAAAGGATTTTTTGGACAAACCGGAGATGCTGGCTTTGAAACAGTTGCTTCTGGATTCCAAGCGCGGCATTGAATACAAAGGCGAACTCCGTAACCATATCCGCTCGGAATTAATGTCGATCATGCACTCCGAAGGCTTCCAAACGATCATTCAACTCCTTACATTGCTTGACAAGCTTGCGCATGAAACAGGCGGTTCTCCCATTTCAAGTTATGGTTATGTAAATACTTATAAGGTTTCGGAAACCGAGCGCATGCATAAAGTGCACAATTATGTGCTGCAGCATTTTTCTCAGGAAATCAGATTGGGGGATGTGGCGTCGTTGGCAGGAATGACAGAAGCGGCTTTTTGCAGATATTTCAAAGCAAGGTCCAATAAGACCTTTATCGATTTTGTCAATGAAATCCGCATTGGTCATGCCTGCAAATTGCTCCTGGAAGACAAATGGACGATCGCACAGATTGCTTATGACAGCGGATTTGACTCTTTATCTAATTTCAATAGGAACTTCAAAAGATACATCGGCCACACGCCGAGGGAGTACAAAGGGAATTATTAA
- a CDS encoding META domain-containing protein, whose product MKKFIPLSTFLFGIFALFSCGKTTTISSNMELTGKWELQSIVQNSDTIQKPALAKGQMPVSLNFKEKGELEGTTSTNIMTGFYETAQQNTIQLGGGGTERAETQWGNLFVNALPNVNLYDLKMNRLVLYYENNNQMIFSRVQ is encoded by the coding sequence ATGAAAAAATTCATCCCTCTCTCAACCTTCCTGTTTGGCATTTTTGCCCTTTTCAGTTGTGGAAAAACAACCACAATCAGCAGTAATATGGAGTTAACCGGCAAATGGGAGCTCCAAAGTATAGTACAAAATTCTGACACCATACAAAAGCCTGCATTAGCCAAAGGGCAAATGCCAGTCAGTCTTAATTTCAAAGAAAAAGGAGAGCTCGAAGGCACCACGTCAACCAATATTATGACCGGCTTCTACGAGACCGCCCAACAAAATACCATTCAACTCGGTGGCGGCGGAACGGAAAGAGCGGAAACGCAATGGGGCAACCTCTTTGTGAATGCACTTCCGAATGTAAACCTGTACGACCTGAAAATGAACCGGTTAGTGCTATATTACGAAAATAACAATCAGATGATTTTTAGCAGGGTGCAGTAA
- a CDS encoding sugar phosphate isomerase/epimerase family protein — MKYSMNMLLWGPQIDDSLFPTLELIKEIGFDGVEVPIFNTDPAHWFKFRRKLDELGLECETDTICGPSEHLISPDPAMRRHTIDHLKSALDCSLVLGATKLMGPYHSALGVFTGQPATPEEWQWAIEGIREVADYAESLDITLGLEYLNRFELYLTSCGDELIRFVDEVNHPNCKIMFDTFHANIEEKNIGDTMRKAGDRISFIQLSENDRSTPGKGNVDWDGVFQAIKDIRYDGWISIEAFSQKLPVANIWRKMFESEEQLMRDGLAFIKEKIEHLK; from the coding sequence ATGAAGTACAGTATGAATATGCTCCTTTGGGGCCCACAAATAGATGACAGTCTTTTTCCAACCCTGGAACTGATCAAAGAAATTGGCTTTGACGGCGTAGAAGTCCCGATTTTCAACACAGACCCGGCACATTGGTTTAAGTTTCGTAGAAAGCTGGACGAACTTGGCCTGGAATGTGAAACAGATACGATCTGCGGTCCTTCGGAACATTTGATCAGCCCGGATCCTGCCATGCGCAGACATACGATTGACCATTTGAAAAGCGCATTGGACTGCTCGCTCGTGCTCGGCGCAACCAAGTTAATGGGGCCTTATCACTCCGCATTGGGCGTTTTCACAGGCCAGCCTGCCACACCGGAAGAATGGCAATGGGCCATTGAAGGCATCCGCGAAGTGGCGGATTATGCTGAATCCCTGGACATTACATTAGGTTTGGAATATCTCAACCGCTTCGAGCTTTATCTTACATCTTGTGGCGACGAACTGATCCGCTTCGTAGACGAGGTGAACCACCCGAATTGCAAAATCATGTTCGACACTTTCCATGCGAATATTGAAGAAAAGAACATTGGCGACACCATGCGTAAAGCCGGCGACCGCATATCATTTATTCAGCTTTCCGAAAACGACAGATCTACGCCTGGAAAAGGGAATGTAGATTGGGACGGTGTTTTTCAGGCGATTAAAGACATCCGTTATGACGGCTGGATCAGTATCGAAGCATTTAGCCAAAAACTTCCTGTGGCTAACATTTGGCGGAAGATGTTTGAATCGGAAGAGCAGCTGATGCGGGATGGGTTGGCCTTTATAAAAGAAAAAATTGAACATTTAAAATGA